The genomic segment GGAATTCAAAAGATATCAGAAGTATAAGGAAGAAGTTCAGGAAGAACTCGGTCCCAATCCTAACCGCTGATGTACTTGCGGAAGAGTGATCGATCAGAATCAAAAGGAGCTTTAGAGAAGAAATTCAGAGCTTCTGGGCGGAAGGTCATACTGCCGCGAAAACTATAAGGAGATCATCGACAAATTGAAAGCAGAAACAGGCTGAGAGATGATGCCTTGCAGTTCAAGAAAGGCGAAGTCTACAAGCGGTCGCTGATTCATGAAGAGTATGGAGGGAATAGACAGAGCGGGATATCATATCCTGCCAAACATGACATGGTTTTCATATTCACAGGCTTTTCGGGAGAGGAGTACGGTTACAACGATCGATGGGAGCACGGATATTTCCTCTATTATGGCGAAGGTCAGGAAGGCGATATGGAGCTTCTAAGAGGCAACAAGGCGATCAAAACCCACAGAGAGAAAGGGAAAGCTCTCCACCTCTTTCAGAAGGTCAGTAAAGGCTTCGTCAAATACCTTGGAGAGATGGAATATGTCGATGATTTCGTAGAAGAGGGCCGGGACACCAGAGGCAATCTCCGCAAAGTGATCGTGTTCAAGTTGAAGCCAAAGGAGAGATGACTGCTCTTAGTGCAGAGATATAAGGCACCGGGGGTGATTGCAGTGATCGTGTTCGACAGAGCATGGAAGATGCTCCAGGAGATC from the Mesotoga sp. Brook.08.105.5.1 genome contains:
- a CDS encoding HNH endonuclease — its product is MQFKKGEVYKRSLIHEEYGGNRQSGISYPAKHDMVFIFTGFSGEEYGYNDRWEHGYFLYYGEGQEGDMELLRGNKAIKTHREKGKALHLFQKVSKGFVKYLGEMEYVDDFVEEGRDTRGNLRKVIVFKLKPKER